The Xanthomonas sp. DAR 34887 genome has a segment encoding these proteins:
- a CDS encoding YeiH family protein, translating into MNQARFKGAAVWPGLLLAIAVAALASLTEQVQLRWLGRPWIDALVFAIALGTLLRTALPLPARADAGIAFAAKLPLEVAIVLLGASVSFSAVGAAGGVLLGLIAATVLLAIGVGYGIGRLLGLPARLATLVACGNAICGNSAIVAAAPVIDADSDEVAASIAFTAALGIVVVLALPLAVPLFGLDQRHYGILAGMTVYAVPQVLAVTLPVGAISAQVGALVKLMRVVMLGPVMLLLGLSAGRPGVARLPLHRLLPWFVLGFVGMMLLRSTGLLPLALADAAQRVSALLTLVAMAALGLSVNLRSVLASGGRVLAAGALSLLALAGISAVLVWWLP; encoded by the coding sequence ATGAACCAGGCACGATTCAAGGGCGCGGCAGTGTGGCCGGGCCTGCTGTTGGCGATCGCGGTCGCCGCGCTGGCGTCGCTGACCGAGCAGGTGCAACTGCGCTGGCTGGGCCGGCCGTGGATCGATGCGCTGGTGTTCGCGATCGCGCTCGGCACGCTGCTGCGCACCGCGTTGCCTTTGCCGGCACGGGCCGACGCCGGCATCGCGTTCGCCGCGAAGCTGCCGCTGGAAGTGGCGATCGTGCTGCTCGGCGCGTCGGTCAGCTTCAGCGCGGTCGGCGCGGCTGGCGGCGTGTTGCTGGGGCTGATCGCGGCCACCGTGCTGCTGGCGATCGGCGTCGGCTACGGCATCGGCCGCCTGCTCGGGTTGCCGGCACGACTGGCGACGCTCGTGGCCTGCGGCAATGCGATCTGCGGCAACTCGGCGATCGTCGCCGCCGCGCCGGTGATCGACGCCGATTCGGACGAGGTGGCGGCCTCGATCGCCTTCACCGCGGCATTGGGCATCGTGGTGGTGCTGGCCTTGCCATTGGCGGTACCGCTGTTCGGCCTGGACCAGCGCCACTACGGCATCCTCGCCGGCATGACCGTCTACGCGGTGCCGCAGGTGCTGGCGGTGACGCTGCCGGTCGGCGCCATCAGCGCGCAGGTCGGCGCGCTGGTCAAGCTGATGCGGGTGGTGATGCTGGGACCGGTGATGTTGCTGCTCGGCCTGAGCGCCGGCCGGCCGGGCGTCGCGCGCTTGCCGCTGCATCGTCTGCTGCCGTGGTTCGTGCTGGGCTTCGTCGGCATGATGCTGCTGCGCTCCACCGGCCTGTTGCCGCTGGCGCTGGCGGATGCGGCGCAGCGCGTTTCGGCGCTGCTGACCCTGGTGGCGATGGCGGCGCTGGGCCTGTCGGTGAACCTGCGCTCGGTGCTGGCCTCCGGTGGCCGCGTACTGGCTGCGGGCGCGCTGTCGCTGCTGGCCCTGGCCGGCATCAGTGCGGTGCTGGTGTGGTGGCTGCCATAG
- a CDS encoding LysR family transcriptional regulator, which produces MTLEQLALFVAVAERQHLTLGAQAAHRTPSAASAAIKALEARYGVPLFDRVGRGIALTAAGAAFFEEAKAILARTRAAELALSEWRGVLRGTLDLHASQTVASYWLPTRLVAFHARFPQIQIRLSVGNTESVARAVVEGRAELGFVEGGVHDPQLQLSTLGHDRLLLVAAPSHPLAGRLRLGLPRLAEANTWIMREVGSGTRSEFEAALRAAGVAPERLRVALTLPSNEAVLSAVHAGHSLAAISELAAAPWLDSGRLQRVGTALGARSFHALRHRERSLGAAAAALLASGDATGASG; this is translated from the coding sequence GTGACCCTGGAACAACTCGCCCTGTTCGTCGCCGTCGCCGAGCGCCAGCACTTGACCCTGGGCGCGCAGGCCGCGCATCGCACGCCGTCGGCGGCCAGCGCCGCGATCAAGGCACTGGAAGCCCGGTACGGCGTGCCGCTGTTCGACCGGGTGGGGCGCGGCATCGCATTGACCGCGGCGGGCGCGGCGTTCTTCGAGGAGGCCAAGGCGATCCTGGCGCGTACCCGCGCCGCGGAACTGGCCTTGAGCGAATGGCGCGGCGTGCTGCGCGGCACCCTGGATCTGCACGCCAGCCAGACCGTGGCCAGCTACTGGCTGCCGACGCGGCTGGTGGCGTTCCATGCGCGCTTCCCGCAGATCCAGATCCGCCTCAGCGTCGGCAACACCGAGAGCGTGGCGCGCGCGGTGGTCGAAGGGCGGGCGGAATTGGGATTCGTCGAAGGCGGCGTGCACGATCCGCAATTGCAGTTGTCCACGCTCGGCCATGATCGCCTGCTGCTGGTCGCCGCGCCCAGCCATCCATTGGCCGGACGCCTGCGCCTGGGTCTGCCGCGGCTGGCCGAGGCCAACACCTGGATCATGCGCGAAGTCGGCTCGGGCACGCGCTCGGAGTTCGAGGCGGCGCTGCGCGCGGCCGGGGTCGCGCCGGAACGCCTGCGCGTGGCGCTGACCCTGCCCTCGAACGAGGCGGTGTTGTCGGCGGTACATGCCGGCCACAGCCTGGCGGCGATCTCGGAACTGGCGGCCGCGCCATGGCTGGACAGCGGCCGCCTGCAACGCGTCGGCACGGCGCTGGGCGCACGCAGCTTCCACGCCTTGCGCCATCGCGAACGCAGCCTGGGTGCGGCGGCGGCGGCCCTGCTCGCCAGCGGCGACGCCACGGGCGCATCCGGCTGA
- a CDS encoding TonB-dependent receptor: MPLEHHRRPASRRAQQQAARTLLGSAIVLALASSFGAHAQSIAADPAPPASASNSETGQAPVTLDNVMVIGQRASLDQAVQAKQLDDHVVEVISADNMGQMPNVTVAEALVRLPGVNGTRDRGNESLATVRGLGPRMTMGTVNGREIASSEPNRAVRWEVFPTEIVSTVKVYKTQSADLVAGGIAATVDISTISPLDHTGPSFVGTAGPIYYDEAKDVDGYSPWGNRLGASWIHRFNDNLAIALGATYQKQKNAGVSIGSWGYTDDSNARDVDGDGKVDYTPWGAADQLKLTEQTRTGAMGTVQWRSGNLELKLDGLYSRIKIDEEQRQNWFNNLGYSIFSASNPYTTPGSSYTIVDGDVVAATLANSNLQVDHVISHYNEVKTLAAGGLNAKWSGDVWTLGGDLSFSQAKRDNDWRAVRFGSNPDTVSFDFRHGVTPTISTSSDEPEWGISGQTEPQALRDRIAALALSASRTIEDSPITALQFGARAAQREKQNRHFTSFQSGYDQPISAYQDLIHPVQMPDLNVPTLTGGDLDAIARLGFGGFDPSLNTEQLLDHWNVKENVREAFAKAVFSSQWFGIDVTGNAGVRVVHTDTTSDGYDTVGGVVQPSSASNDYTDVLPSATLNFLLDDERILRFSVAKVIARPPLDELRTGRALDDPNTTVGQLTGSGGNPQLNPFRATQLDLSYEWYFHKEALAALALYRKWVDSSIGYKTQHETIDGRDYLISGPFNGGGGYINGAELTFQTPFFFIPHMENFGVYSNYSYVESNLHEFSPADDPLPLSGLARNTGTFDLWYSNSKFEARVGYKYHSPYTVVYGWNAARLARLESEGTVDLSLAWRFSEHLGLKFQVGNLTNEPLRAYSDNKRNRLANQDDGGYQLFGRRFALEATYTF; encoded by the coding sequence ATGCCTTTGGAACACCACCGTCGCCCGGCTAGCCGGCGCGCGCAGCAGCAGGCCGCCCGCACGTTGCTCGGTTCGGCCATCGTCCTGGCCCTGGCCAGCAGCTTCGGCGCCCACGCGCAGAGCATCGCCGCCGATCCGGCGCCGCCGGCCAGCGCCTCGAACAGCGAGACCGGGCAAGCACCGGTCACCCTGGACAACGTGATGGTGATCGGCCAGCGCGCCAGCCTCGACCAGGCGGTGCAGGCCAAGCAGCTCGACGACCACGTGGTCGAGGTGATCTCCGCCGACAACATGGGGCAGATGCCCAACGTCACCGTGGCCGAGGCGCTGGTGCGCCTGCCCGGCGTCAACGGCACCCGCGACCGCGGCAACGAGAGCCTGGCCACGGTGCGCGGCCTGGGCCCGCGCATGACCATGGGCACCGTCAACGGCCGCGAGATCGCTTCCTCCGAACCCAACCGCGCGGTGCGCTGGGAAGTGTTCCCCACCGAGATCGTCTCCACGGTCAAGGTCTACAAGACCCAGTCGGCGGACCTGGTGGCCGGCGGCATCGCCGCCACCGTGGACATCTCCACGATCAGCCCGCTCGACCACACCGGCCCCAGCTTCGTCGGCACCGCCGGCCCGATCTACTACGACGAAGCCAAGGACGTGGACGGCTATTCGCCGTGGGGCAACCGCCTCGGCGCCAGCTGGATCCACCGCTTCAACGACAACCTGGCCATCGCCCTCGGCGCCACCTACCAGAAGCAGAAGAACGCCGGCGTCTCGATCGGCAGCTGGGGCTATACCGACGACAGCAATGCGCGCGACGTCGATGGCGACGGCAAGGTCGACTACACGCCGTGGGGCGCGGCCGACCAGCTCAAGCTGACCGAACAGACCCGCACCGGCGCGATGGGCACCGTGCAGTGGCGCTCGGGCAACCTCGAACTCAAGCTCGATGGCCTGTATTCGCGGATCAAGATCGACGAGGAACAGCGCCAGAACTGGTTCAACAACCTCGGCTACAGCATCTTCTCCGCCAGCAATCCGTACACCACGCCGGGTTCGTCCTACACCATCGTCGATGGCGACGTGGTCGCCGCCACGCTGGCCAATTCCAACCTGCAGGTGGACCACGTCATCAGCCACTACAACGAGGTTAAGACGCTCGCCGCCGGCGGCCTCAACGCGAAGTGGAGCGGCGACGTGTGGACCCTGGGCGGCGATCTGTCGTTCTCGCAGGCCAAGCGCGACAACGACTGGCGCGCGGTGCGCTTCGGCAGCAATCCGGACACCGTGTCCTTCGATTTCCGCCATGGCGTCACTCCCACCATCAGCACCAGCTCAGACGAGCCGGAATGGGGCATCAGCGGGCAGACCGAACCGCAGGCCTTGCGCGACCGGATCGCGGCGCTGGCGCTCAGCGCCAGCCGCACGATCGAAGATTCGCCGATCACCGCGCTGCAGTTCGGTGCGCGTGCGGCGCAGCGCGAAAAGCAGAACCGCCACTTCACCAGCTTCCAGTCCGGTTACGACCAGCCGATCTCCGCCTACCAGGATCTGATCCATCCGGTGCAGATGCCCGACCTCAACGTGCCGACGTTGACCGGCGGCGATCTGGACGCGATCGCCAGGCTCGGCTTCGGCGGCTTCGATCCGAGCCTGAACACCGAACAGTTGCTGGACCACTGGAACGTCAAGGAAAACGTGCGCGAAGCCTTCGCCAAGGCGGTGTTCAGTTCGCAATGGTTCGGCATCGACGTCACCGGCAACGCCGGCGTGCGCGTGGTCCACACCGACACCACCAGCGACGGCTACGACACCGTCGGCGGCGTGGTCCAGCCCAGCAGCGCCAGCAACGACTACACCGACGTGCTGCCCAGCGCCACGCTGAACTTCCTGCTCGACGACGAGCGCATCCTGCGCTTCTCGGTGGCCAAGGTGATCGCGCGTCCGCCATTGGACGAACTGCGTACCGGCCGCGCGCTCGACGACCCCAACACCACCGTCGGCCAGCTCACCGGCAGCGGCGGCAATCCGCAACTCAATCCGTTCCGCGCCACCCAGCTCGACCTGTCCTACGAGTGGTACTTCCACAAGGAAGCGCTGGCCGCGCTGGCGCTGTACCGCAAGTGGGTGGACTCGAGCATCGGCTACAAGACCCAGCACGAGACCATCGACGGCCGCGACTACCTGATCAGCGGCCCGTTCAACGGCGGCGGCGGCTACATCAACGGCGCCGAACTGACCTTCCAGACGCCGTTCTTCTTCATTCCGCACATGGAGAACTTCGGCGTCTACTCGAACTATTCCTACGTCGAATCCAACCTGCACGAGTTCTCGCCGGCCGACGATCCGCTGCCGCTCAGCGGCCTGGCGCGCAACACCGGCACCTTCGACCTGTGGTACAGCAACAGCAAGTTCGAAGCGCGGGTGGGCTACAAGTACCACAGCCCCTACACCGTGGTGTACGGCTGGAACGCCGCGCGCCTGGCGCGGCTGGAAAGCGAAGGTACGGTAGACCTGAGCCTGGCCTGGCGCTTCAGCGAACACCTTGGGCTGAAGTTCCAGGTCGGCAACCTGACCAACGAGCCGTTGCGCGCCTACAGCGACAACAAGCGCAACCGCCTGGCCAACCAGGACGACGGCGGCTACCAGTTGTTCGGCCGCCGCTTCGCCCTGGAAGCGACCTACACGTTCTGA
- a CDS encoding glycoside hydrolase family 53 protein, with the protein MPHTRRHWMPALALALAAALAPTAVGAGPLYLGADLSYVNEMEDCGVQYREHGVVQDPFALFHAHGANLVRVRLWNDARWTRYSDLSDVKKTIRRARAQGMQVLLDFHYSDDWADGEKQLIPKGWATITDQDELARTLYGYTYDTLSALDRAGLMPELVQVGNESNSDLMDSQPWDKRRPIDWTRNAKLFNAGIKAVRDAGARSTIKPKVMLHIAQPENVEPWFADAAKAGVRDFDFIGISYYRKWSSESMAGLGATIKRLRQRYPAEVMVVETAYPWTLASGDTSHNLLGEDSLIAGYPATPQGQLDYLVDLTQLVIDNGGSGVVYWEPAWTSSRCKTRWGTGSSWENASFFDFAHGNELLPGIGFMRHAYRPAPQASSDAAPAPHAQDPQP; encoded by the coding sequence ATGCCGCACACACGCCGTCACTGGATGCCAGCGCTCGCGCTGGCCCTCGCCGCCGCCCTCGCCCCCACCGCCGTTGGCGCCGGCCCGCTGTACCTGGGCGCCGACCTGTCCTACGTCAACGAGATGGAGGACTGCGGCGTGCAGTACCGCGAACACGGCGTCGTGCAGGACCCGTTCGCGCTGTTCCATGCGCACGGCGCCAACCTGGTGCGCGTGCGCCTGTGGAACGACGCGCGCTGGACCCGCTACAGCGATTTGAGCGACGTCAAGAAGACCATCCGCCGCGCCCGCGCGCAGGGCATGCAGGTGCTGCTGGATTTCCACTATTCCGACGACTGGGCCGACGGCGAGAAGCAGCTGATTCCCAAGGGCTGGGCCACGATCACCGACCAGGACGAACTGGCGCGCACGCTGTACGGCTACACCTACGACACGCTGAGCGCGCTGGACCGCGCCGGGCTGATGCCGGAGCTGGTACAGGTCGGCAACGAGAGCAACTCGGACCTGATGGACAGCCAGCCGTGGGACAAGCGGCGGCCGATCGACTGGACGCGCAACGCCAAGCTGTTCAACGCCGGCATCAAGGCGGTGCGCGACGCCGGCGCACGCTCGACGATCAAGCCCAAGGTGATGCTGCATATCGCGCAGCCGGAGAACGTGGAGCCGTGGTTCGCCGACGCCGCCAAGGCCGGCGTGCGCGACTTCGACTTCATCGGCATCAGCTACTACCGCAAGTGGTCCAGCGAGTCGATGGCCGGGCTCGGCGCCACCATCAAGCGCCTGCGCCAACGCTACCCGGCCGAGGTGATGGTGGTGGAGACCGCCTACCCGTGGACGCTCGCCAGCGGCGACACCTCGCACAACCTGCTGGGCGAGGACTCGCTCATCGCCGGCTATCCGGCCACGCCGCAAGGGCAACTGGATTACCTGGTCGATCTCACCCAGTTGGTGATCGACAACGGCGGCAGCGGCGTCGTGTACTGGGAACCGGCCTGGACCAGCAGCCGCTGCAAAACGCGCTGGGGCACCGGCTCGTCGTGGGAGAACGCCAGCTTCTTCGATTTCGCGCACGGCAACGAACTGCTGCCCGGCATCGGCTTCATGCGCCATGCCTACCGGCCTGCGCCGCAGGCCAGCAGCGACGCGGCGCCGGCGCCGCACGCACAGGACCCGCAACCATGA